In Sporosarcina sp. PTS2304, a genomic segment contains:
- a CDS encoding chemotaxis response regulator protein-glutamate methylesterase: MINKHPMMEIVGIARNGKDAVEKVQDLQPDVVTMDIEMPVMDGLTALKEIMVNHPIPVVILSSTTKHNTENAVLAIEYGAVDVIAKPGGAISLNLHEIEKEIVEKVFAASNVGIQTLTRKITPVRPRAIIPKKKIEVNDIARPDNVSTTSLVNFSKNKGQRPKTFVIIGTSTGGPRALQEVITRLPADFPSPILIVQHMPPGFTKSLAERLNGLSEIVVKEATNGELIESGTAYIAPGGLHMKFEKTMAGYQILLDGIEAPRAGHRPAVNVLLESAATHKELDFVTVIMTGMGYDGKEGMELLRASCKTVTIAESKNTSVVYGMPKAVIEAGLSDEVKDVQQIADAILGNLK, encoded by the coding sequence ATGATAAATAAACATCCTATGATGGAAATTGTCGGAATAGCTAGAAATGGAAAAGATGCAGTCGAAAAGGTGCAGGATCTTCAACCAGATGTAGTCACGATGGATATTGAAATGCCGGTAATGGATGGCTTAACTGCGTTAAAAGAAATTATGGTCAATCACCCGATACCTGTTGTCATTTTATCAAGTACAACAAAACATAATACTGAAAATGCTGTATTAGCCATTGAGTATGGAGCAGTCGATGTAATTGCGAAACCAGGCGGGGCTATTTCTTTAAATTTACATGAGATTGAAAAGGAAATAGTAGAGAAAGTGTTTGCAGCGTCAAATGTCGGTATTCAAACACTGACTAGAAAGATTACACCCGTGAGACCGAGAGCTATAATACCGAAGAAAAAAATTGAAGTAAACGATATAGCGAGACCTGACAATGTATCTACTACTAGTTTAGTAAACTTTTCAAAGAATAAAGGACAACGACCCAAAACTTTTGTTATAATAGGTACATCGACGGGGGGGCCTCGAGCCTTACAAGAAGTAATTACTAGGCTTCCAGCGGACTTTCCTTCACCTATTTTAATAGTACAGCATATGCCGCCTGGTTTTACAAAGTCACTTGCTGAGCGGTTAAATGGATTAAGTGAAATTGTAGTGAAAGAAGCTACGAACGGTGAACTAATAGAGAGCGGTACAGCCTATATCGCTCCAGGTGGCCTACATATGAAATTTGAAAAAACGATGGCAGGTTACCAAATACTGTTGGATGGAATAGAAGCACCGCGCGCAGGTCATCGGCCAGCGGTGAATGTCTTATTAGAATCGGCAGCAACTCATAAAGAACTCGATTTCGTCACAGTTATTATGACAGGCATGGGGTACGATGGAAAAGAAGGAATGGAGCTGTTGAGAGCTTCATGCAAAACAGTTACGATAGCAGAATCTAAAAACACGTCAGTAGTGTATGGGATGCCAAAAGCAGTAATTGAAGCAGGGCTAAGCGATGAAGTGAAAGATGTTCAACAAATAGCGGATGCGATATTGGGAAATTTGAAGTAA
- a CDS encoding chemotaxis protein CheA, whose amino-acid sequence MDVNQYLDMFIEESKEHLQACNEQLLALENNPDDLAIVNEIFRAAHTLKGMSATMGYEDIADLTHKMENVLDAIRNSKIHVTTEILDVVFEAADDLELMVLDIEAGGDGKKDVSKLVDMLNRIEAGQPLDLAKNSTAVTTDEAPVEVITSSGIHYDEFELTVISQSSEQGFNALEITVQLREDCLLKVARVFMTFEILEKSGEVIKTVPTVEKLENEEFDQNFTIVLLTHEDAEELTAKVMKVSEIEDVHITHITDEYVQKYKQTALEQEDVQPEEAPQPATLPAKTEKPKVEPKEAGKNKKPSPSTSNKTIRVNIDRLDILMNLFEELVIDRGRLQSIASELHNPELNESVERMTRVSGDLQNIILNMRMVPVETVFNRFPKMVRQLARDLNKKINLEIIGAETELDRTVIDEIGDPLVHLIRNALDHGIESPEVRLANGKPEEGTVTLRAYHSGNHVFIELEDDGAGVNRERVVGKAIERGIVSEEAAAALSNKQVAELILASGFSTAASITDVSGRGVGLDVVKNTIESLGGHISIDSTEGKGSLFQVQLPLTLSIISVMLVELDQEIYAIPLSSIIETAIIQKSDILNAHNQPVIDFRGTIVPLVDLKEIFEMENKTSEEDAFQSIVIVRKGESLAGLVVDSFIGQQEIVLKSLGNYLQSVFAISGATILGNGQVALIVDCNALIK is encoded by the coding sequence ATGGATGTAAATCAGTATTTGGATATGTTCATCGAAGAAAGTAAAGAACACTTGCAAGCATGTAATGAACAATTGCTTGCATTGGAAAATAATCCCGATGATTTAGCGATTGTCAATGAAATATTTCGGGCAGCCCATACATTAAAAGGGATGTCGGCGACAATGGGCTACGAAGATATTGCAGATTTAACGCATAAGATGGAAAACGTACTAGATGCCATTCGAAATTCTAAAATCCATGTAACGACAGAAATTTTAGACGTAGTTTTTGAAGCTGCTGATGATCTGGAATTAATGGTATTAGATATAGAAGCAGGTGGAGATGGTAAAAAAGACGTTAGCAAACTAGTCGATATGTTAAACCGTATCGAGGCGGGACAACCCCTCGACTTAGCAAAGAATTCTACTGCAGTCACGACGGATGAAGCGCCCGTTGAAGTAATCACGTCATCTGGCATTCATTACGACGAATTTGAATTAACTGTTATCTCGCAATCATCTGAGCAAGGATTTAACGCATTAGAAATTACTGTCCAATTACGTGAAGACTGTTTATTAAAAGTCGCAAGAGTGTTCATGACATTTGAGATATTGGAAAAATCCGGTGAAGTGATTAAAACAGTGCCGACTGTAGAAAAACTCGAAAATGAAGAATTTGATCAAAATTTTACCATTGTTCTGTTAACACATGAAGATGCTGAAGAGCTAACAGCGAAAGTAATGAAAGTGTCCGAAATAGAAGATGTACATATTACGCATATTACAGACGAGTACGTACAAAAATATAAACAAACAGCGCTTGAACAAGAAGACGTTCAGCCTGAAGAGGCACCGCAACCTGCAACACTTCCTGCGAAAACTGAAAAACCTAAAGTTGAACCAAAAGAAGCAGGGAAAAATAAAAAACCATCCCCCTCTACTTCAAATAAAACCATTCGAGTAAATATCGATCGCTTAGATATTTTAATGAATTTATTTGAAGAATTGGTTATTGACCGCGGGCGTCTTCAGTCTATCGCCAGTGAGTTGCACAATCCGGAACTTAACGAGTCAGTAGAACGAATGACTAGAGTATCGGGTGACCTGCAAAATATTATTTTGAATATGCGAATGGTTCCTGTTGAAACAGTATTTAACAGATTCCCTAAAATGGTTCGTCAATTGGCACGAGATTTAAATAAAAAAATAAACTTAGAAATAATTGGAGCAGAAACAGAATTAGACCGAACGGTAATCGATGAAATAGGCGATCCGCTTGTTCACTTAATCCGAAATGCTTTAGACCATGGAATTGAAAGTCCGGAAGTCCGCCTTGCAAATGGTAAGCCTGAAGAAGGAACAGTGACTTTACGTGCGTATCATTCGGGCAATCACGTATTTATCGAGTTAGAAGATGATGGTGCGGGCGTCAATCGTGAACGTGTAGTAGGTAAAGCGATTGAAAGAGGAATTGTAAGTGAAGAAGCTGCAGCTGCACTGTCAAATAAACAAGTAGCAGAATTGATTTTAGCATCAGGATTTTCAACGGCTGCGTCCATTACGGATGTTTCCGGTCGTGGAGTAGGGTTAGACGTAGTGAAAAATACGATTGAATCTCTAGGCGGACATATATCTATTGATTCGACAGAAGGCAAAGGCTCTCTATTCCAAGTTCAACTACCTCTCACTCTTTCTATTATTTCAGTAATGTTAGTAGAGCTAGACCAGGAGATTTACGCAATTCCTCTTTCTTCTATTATTGAAACAGCGATTATACAGAAGTCCGATATTCTAAACGCGCATAATCAGCCTGTTATTGACTTTAGAGGAACGATTGTACCGTTAGTCGATCTGAAAGAAATTTTTGAAATGGAGAATAAGACATCTGAAGAAGATGCTTTCCAATCGATTGTAATTGTCCGTAAAGGTGAAAGTTTAGCAGGGTTAGTTGTTGATTCATTCATTGGACAACAAGAAATTGTTTTAAAGTCACTCGGCAATTATTTACAGAGTGTCTTTGCTATATCTGGTGCCACCATTCTGGGCAATGGACAGGTAGCACTAATCGTTGACTGCAATGCACTGATTAAATAA
- a CDS encoding chemotaxis protein CheW — protein MTNMSEVSDMKVIVFQLMNKEYAIGLDVVESIEKSLTITRVPRMPSYVKGVLNLRGVVTPVVDLRERFDMEPKEFDESSCIIIVSHAESEVGLIVDDANDVMDVPTSAIGPQPEVVGSVESEFISGVAKVDKRLLVMLNLEKVLQPIKKVNTDEF, from the coding sequence ATGACAAATATGAGTGAAGTAAGTGATATGAAAGTGATCGTCTTCCAACTGATGAATAAAGAATATGCGATTGGACTTGATGTCGTTGAGTCTATAGAAAAATCCTTAACTATTACTCGTGTTCCAAGAATGCCCTCTTACGTAAAAGGAGTTTTAAACTTGCGCGGAGTAGTAACGCCCGTCGTCGATTTACGTGAGCGCTTTGATATGGAGCCAAAGGAATTTGATGAATCCAGTTGTATTATTATTGTTTCTCATGCAGAATCCGAAGTAGGATTAATCGTAGATGATGCGAATGATGTAATGGATGTACCGACAAGCGCAATTGGACCGCAACCTGAAGTAGTAGGTTCTGTAGAATCAGAATTCATTTCAGGCGTCGCAAAAGTAGACAAACGATTGCTCGTCATGTTGAATTTAGAAAAAGTACTTCAACCGATTAAGAAGGTGAATACAGATGAATTCTAA
- a CDS encoding chemotaxis protein CheC, which yields MNSNLDITEMHLDVLKEIGNIGAAHAATSLSQLLGHKIDMRVPNVALVTFDEMFELAGGTEKVVAGIFLRIEGDLTGSMFFVLTLESATQFIRKLTGDMEFEFAAVEELGLGASALQELGNILSGSYLSALSDFTSLKIYPTVPSLSVDMVGAIVSFGLIEVSQYSDEVIVIETEILQEGELGISSLAGHFFLLPDPPSYRTIFSSLGVL from the coding sequence ATGAATTCTAATCTCGACATTACCGAAATGCATTTAGATGTATTAAAAGAAATTGGCAATATAGGTGCGGCTCACGCAGCCACCTCGCTGTCACAACTTTTAGGTCATAAAATTGATATGCGCGTGCCGAATGTAGCGTTAGTCACATTTGATGAAATGTTTGAGTTGGCAGGTGGAACTGAAAAAGTTGTTGCTGGAATCTTTTTACGAATTGAGGGAGATTTAACGGGGAGTATGTTTTTTGTGCTGACGCTTGAATCTGCCACGCAATTTATTCGTAAACTAACAGGAGACATGGAATTTGAATTCGCGGCGGTAGAAGAACTAGGTCTAGGCGCTTCCGCTTTACAAGAATTAGGGAATATCCTGTCGGGGTCTTATTTATCAGCTTTATCCGATTTTACTTCGTTAAAAATATACCCTACTGTTCCTTCATTAAGTGTGGACATGGTAGGAGCTATCGTTAGTTTTGGATTGATCGAAGTTTCGCAGTATAGTGACGAAGTAATTGTGATTGAAACTGAAATTTTGCAAGAAGGGGAACTAGGCATCTCGAGTTTAGCGGGACATTTCTTCTTATTACCCGATCCGCCATCGTATCGAACGATATTCAGTTCTTTAGGTGTATTATAA
- a CDS encoding chemotaxis protein CheD yields the protein MQNTKTVIRVGIADMNIAKTPQTIRTSGLGSCVGVVLYDSTKKIGGMVHVMLPDSQLGKSTQLNVAKFADTGIHAMIEMLKAQGVRPFSIKAKIAGGAQMFQFGSSDTIRIGPRNVEAVKQELKRYSIQIVAEDTGGSSGRTIEFDPETSILHVRTVNAGTQEI from the coding sequence ATGCAAAATACAAAAACTGTAATACGTGTGGGTATCGCTGATATGAATATTGCTAAAACGCCCCAAACTATCCGTACGTCAGGATTAGGTTCTTGTGTAGGTGTAGTATTGTATGATTCTACAAAAAAGATTGGTGGAATGGTACATGTCATGTTGCCAGACAGTCAATTAGGCAAGTCCACACAATTAAACGTTGCAAAATTTGCAGATACAGGAATTCACGCTATGATTGAAATGTTAAAAGCACAAGGTGTTCGTCCATTTAGTATAAAGGCGAAAATCGCTGGCGGTGCTCAAATGTTTCAGTTCGGCTCCAGTGATACGATTCGTATTGGACCGCGTAATGTAGAAGCCGTTAAACAAGAATTGAAGAGATATTCTATTCAAATTGTGGCAGAAGATACAGGAGGCTCAAGTGGTAGAACAATTGAATTTGATCCAGAAACGAGCATCCTTCACGTGCGGACTGTGAATGCAGGCACGCAGGAAATATAA
- a CDS encoding FliA/WhiG family RNA polymerase sigma factor has product MTKQDTTERHQWKLWIEDRDPEAGDTLVRLYTPLVNYHVQRISAGLPKNVSRDEIKSLGYQGLFDALTKFDPTRDLKFDTYASFRIRGTIIDGLRKEDWLSRSSREKTKKMDEEISKLEQSYLRTVTPEEVADHMGITTDEVYQTVHEQYFANVLSIDEKMNDDDEQNDQTFVLRDDQTKTPEQVAVKDELIGDLVKKIKELNENEQLVLSLFYQEDMTLTEIGEILSLSTSRISQIHSKALFKLRTLLASEITDGGIV; this is encoded by the coding sequence ATGACAAAACAAGATACAACTGAACGACATCAGTGGAAGTTGTGGATCGAAGACCGTGATCCTGAAGCTGGGGACACGCTCGTGCGTTTGTATACACCATTAGTGAATTATCACGTTCAGCGAATCAGTGCAGGATTACCTAAAAATGTTTCACGTGATGAAATCAAATCACTTGGCTATCAAGGATTATTTGATGCTTTGACAAAGTTTGATCCGACTCGTGATTTAAAATTCGATACGTATGCCTCGTTTCGCATTCGAGGTACGATTATAGATGGGTTAAGAAAAGAAGATTGGCTATCCAGGTCATCTAGGGAAAAAACAAAAAAGATGGACGAAGAAATCAGTAAATTGGAACAGTCCTATTTACGTACAGTGACACCTGAAGAAGTAGCCGATCATATGGGGATCACAACGGATGAAGTTTATCAAACCGTACATGAACAATATTTTGCTAATGTCTTATCTATAGATGAAAAGATGAATGATGATGATGAACAAAATGATCAAACATTCGTCTTGCGTGATGATCAAACAAAAACACCCGAACAAGTAGCAGTGAAAGACGAACTGATTGGTGATCTTGTAAAGAAAATTAAAGAATTAAATGAAAATGAACAGCTAGTTCTAAGCTTATTTTATCAAGAAGACATGACGCTTACAGAAATAGGCGAGATTTTAAGTTTATCTACATCTAGAATTTCGCAAATTCATTCAAAAGCATTATTTAAACTTCGAACATTACTTGCGTCTGAAATTACGGATGGAGGGATTGTATGA
- a CDS encoding RNA polymerase subunit sigma, with the protein MSLKSIELQIAIPKTFEAGKIAEQKQQQSQIDQQHANTLTEKQVQKNKETVVHSDPYAKLDADGKQADDQTDQQQKEKQEKEQQRVKHPFKGSFVDYSG; encoded by the coding sequence ATGAGTCTGAAAAGCATCGAGCTTCAAATAGCGATACCTAAAACATTTGAAGCCGGGAAGATCGCTGAACAAAAACAACAGCAATCACAAATCGATCAGCAACATGCGAATACATTAACTGAAAAACAAGTTCAGAAAAACAAAGAAACCGTAGTACATTCGGATCCATATGCTAAACTAGATGCTGACGGCAAACAAGCAGACGACCAGACTGATCAACAGCAGAAAGAAAAACAGGAGAAAGAGCAACAGCGAGTCAAGCATCCATTTAAAGGCTCGTTTGTAGACTATAGTGGGTGA
- a CDS encoding DUF6115 domain-containing protein, producing MGIILALLFILQMISFMIITLLFMKVSKFNNLEKKQQKLMADMDESVMAYLTEIKEENDRLIKQLNESSIKRTESVKEKEQPEIMVTPEKVQQKPQPVPIHFALRSYQKTASSTAEAEPLTDRQKIKNLYADGRTVQEIAKELGKGQTEIELILKFD from the coding sequence ATGGGAATTATTTTAGCATTGTTATTTATTCTGCAAATGATAAGTTTCATGATTATTACACTGTTGTTCATGAAAGTATCCAAGTTCAATAACTTGGAGAAAAAACAACAGAAGCTCATGGCGGATATGGATGAATCCGTGATGGCTTATTTAACAGAAATCAAAGAAGAAAATGACCGCTTAATCAAGCAGCTGAATGAGTCATCTATAAAACGGACAGAATCTGTCAAAGAAAAGGAACAACCAGAGATCATGGTCACACCTGAAAAAGTTCAACAAAAACCACAACCTGTCCCTATACATTTTGCTTTGCGTTCGTACCAAAAGACAGCATCCTCTACGGCAGAAGCAGAGCCACTGACCGACAGACAAAAGATAAAGAATTTATACGCAGACGGTAGAACAGTTCAAGAAATTGCGAAAGAGCTTGGAAAAGGTCAAACAGAAATTGAGTTAATATTAAAATTCGACTAA
- the rpsB gene encoding 30S ribosomal protein S2 — protein MSVISMKQLLEAGVHFGHQTRRWNPKMKKFIFVERNGIYIIDLQKTVKKLEEAYNFMRQVGAEGGKVLFVGTKKQAQEAIKEEAERAGMYYINQRWLGGTLTNFGTIQKRVARMKAIEKMEEDGTFDVLPKKEVSQLNKEHERLVKFLGGIRDMKGLPDVMFIVDPRKERIAVAEAIKLHIPIVGIVDTNCDPDEIDYVIPANDDAIRAVRLLTSKMADALIESRQGEDEEVVAETATVSAD, from the coding sequence ATGTCAGTAATCTCAATGAAGCAATTACTAGAAGCTGGTGTACATTTCGGACACCAAACACGTCGTTGGAACCCGAAAATGAAGAAGTTTATTTTTGTGGAGCGTAACGGAATCTACATCATCGATCTTCAAAAAACAGTGAAAAAATTAGAGGAAGCTTACAACTTCATGCGCCAAGTCGGTGCTGAAGGTGGAAAAGTCCTTTTCGTTGGTACGAAGAAACAAGCACAAGAAGCGATCAAAGAAGAAGCAGAACGTGCTGGAATGTACTACATCAACCAACGTTGGTTGGGTGGAACATTAACTAACTTCGGTACAATTCAAAAGCGTGTTGCACGTATGAAGGCTATTGAGAAAATGGAAGAGGATGGCACGTTTGACGTACTTCCTAAGAAAGAAGTTTCTCAATTAAATAAAGAGCATGAGCGTCTTGTGAAATTCTTAGGCGGTATCCGTGATATGAAAGGTCTACCTGATGTAATGTTCATCGTAGACCCACGCAAAGAGCGTATCGCTGTTGCTGAAGCGATCAAATTGCATATTCCTATCGTTGGAATCGTAGATACTAACTGTGATCCAGACGAAATCGACTATGTCATTCCAGCTAACGACGATGCAATTCGTGCAGTTCGCCTGCTTACAAGCAAAATGGCAGATGCATTGATTGAATCTCGTCAAGGTGAAGACGAAGAAGTCGTTGCAGAAACAGCTACTGTATCTGCAGACTGA
- the tsf gene encoding translation elongation factor Ts: MATITAQMVKELREKTGAGMMDCKKALGEVKGDMDAAVDFLREKGLSSAAKKADRIAAEGIANILVQGNEAVILEVNAETDFVAKNEGFQTLVKELSEFLLATKPATVEEANEAKLESGLTVSQHISNAVAKIGEKITLRRFEIREKTDADAFGPYLHMGGRIAVLTTLEGSTDAEAAKDVAMHIAAMNPKYISRDQVSADEVEHERKVLTEQALNEGKPENIVAKMVEGRLGKYFEEICVLDQAFVKNSDQKVRDFVKSTGGTLVEFIRYEVGEGIEKREDNFADEVMSQVKGN; the protein is encoded by the coding sequence ATGGCAACAATTACAGCCCAAATGGTTAAGGAACTTCGTGAGAAAACAGGCGCAGGTATGATGGACTGCAAAAAAGCACTTGGTGAAGTAAAAGGTGATATGGATGCAGCAGTAGACTTTTTACGTGAAAAAGGTCTTTCAAGTGCAGCTAAAAAAGCTGATCGTATTGCAGCTGAAGGAATTGCAAACATTTTAGTTCAAGGGAACGAAGCAGTAATTCTTGAAGTGAATGCAGAGACAGATTTTGTTGCTAAAAACGAAGGCTTCCAAACACTTGTAAAGGAATTGTCTGAATTCTTGCTTGCAACTAAGCCGGCAACTGTTGAAGAAGCAAACGAAGCGAAACTTGAGAGCGGTTTAACTGTATCTCAACACATTTCTAATGCTGTAGCAAAAATTGGTGAAAAGATCACTCTTCGCCGTTTTGAAATCCGTGAAAAAACAGACGCAGATGCGTTTGGACCATACTTGCATATGGGTGGACGCATTGCAGTGTTAACTACTTTAGAAGGTTCTACTGATGCAGAAGCAGCTAAAGATGTAGCAATGCATATTGCAGCGATGAACCCGAAATATATTTCTCGCGATCAAGTTTCTGCTGACGAAGTAGAGCATGAGCGTAAAGTATTAACTGAACAAGCATTAAACGAAGGCAAGCCAGAAAACATTGTAGCTAAAATGGTTGAAGGCCGTCTTGGGAAGTACTTTGAAGAGATTTGTGTATTAGACCAAGCATTCGTTAAAAATTCTGATCAAAAAGTTCGTGATTTCGTTAAGTCTACTGGCGGTACGTTAGTAGAATTCATTCGCTACGAAGTGGGCGAAGGAATTGAAAAGCGCGAAGATAACTTTGCTGATGAAGTAATGAGCCAAGTTAAAGGAAACTAA
- the pyrH gene encoding UMP kinase, producing the protein MSIPNYKRIVLKLSGEALAGEQGFGLSPEVVKSVANQVKEVVELGVEVAVVVGGGNIWRGKVGSEMGMDRTTADYMGMLATVMNSLALQDALEKLGPETRVMSSIDMRQVAEPYIRRKAIRHLEKNRVVIFAAGTGNPYFSTDTTAALRAAEIEADVILMAKNNVDGVYSADPLKDATATKYLQLSYLEVISQGLEVMDSTASTLCMDNDIPLVVFSIMENGNIKKAVLGEDIGTVVRRNKQ; encoded by the coding sequence ATGAGTATTCCAAATTATAAGCGGATCGTGTTAAAATTAAGTGGAGAAGCGTTGGCAGGAGAACAAGGTTTTGGTCTTTCGCCAGAAGTTGTCAAGTCAGTTGCAAACCAAGTAAAAGAAGTAGTTGAACTAGGTGTAGAAGTAGCTGTAGTTGTAGGTGGCGGCAACATTTGGCGCGGTAAAGTTGGAAGTGAGATGGGAATGGATCGTACAACAGCTGACTATATGGGAATGTTAGCAACAGTTATGAACTCCTTGGCTTTACAGGACGCTTTAGAAAAACTTGGACCTGAAACTCGTGTCATGTCATCAATCGATATGAGACAAGTAGCAGAACCATACATACGCCGAAAAGCAATCCGCCATTTGGAGAAAAATCGTGTCGTTATTTTTGCTGCTGGAACTGGGAATCCGTATTTTTCTACAGATACTACAGCTGCATTACGTGCTGCTGAAATTGAAGCAGATGTCATTTTGATGGCTAAAAATAATGTTGATGGCGTGTACTCGGCTGACCCGTTAAAAGATGCAACTGCTACAAAATATTTACAGCTTTCTTACCTAGAAGTAATTAGCCAGGGACTAGAAGTCATGGATTCTACAGCGTCAACGCTTTGTATGGACAATGACATACCGCTCGTAGTATTCTCGATTATGGAAAATGGTAATATTAAAAAAGCTGTACTGGGAGAAGATATCGGTACAGTGGTCAGGAGGAATAAGCAATGA
- the frr gene encoding ribosome recycling factor: MTKEIFNQATERMEKAHSAYTRQLASIRAGRANASLLDRISVIYYGAPTPLNQMAGISVPEPRLLVVQPYDKTTITEIEKAIMKSDIGITPSNDGSVIRLAVPALTEERRKELVKDVKREAEDAKVAIRNVRRDSNEELKKLEKDGEITEDELRRFNEQVQKLTDDFIEKIDQTAKDKENEILEI, translated from the coding sequence ATGACAAAAGAAATTTTCAATCAAGCAACGGAACGTATGGAAAAGGCACATAGCGCATATACAAGACAATTGGCTTCCATTCGTGCAGGCAGAGCTAACGCAAGTTTGTTAGACCGCATTTCTGTCATTTATTACGGTGCGCCTACTCCGTTAAACCAAATGGCTGGTATTTCGGTACCTGAACCGCGTTTGCTCGTAGTTCAGCCGTATGATAAGACAACAATTACAGAAATTGAAAAAGCGATTATGAAATCTGATATTGGGATTACTCCATCTAATGACGGATCAGTAATTCGTTTAGCTGTTCCTGCGTTAACAGAAGAGCGTCGAAAAGAATTGGTTAAAGACGTAAAGCGTGAAGCGGAAGATGCAAAAGTTGCAATCCGGAACGTTCGTCGTGATAGCAATGAAGAGTTAAAGAAGCTCGAAAAAGACGGAGAAATCACTGAAGATGAACTGCGCCGATTCAATGAGCAAGTGCAAAAATTAACAGATGATTTCATCGAAAAAATCGATCAAACAGCAAAAGATAAAGAGAACGAGATTTTAGAAATCTGA
- a CDS encoding isoprenyl transferase — MLRKLMRKKTADIQSLQERIHTVKQRQMPNHVAIIMDGNGRWAKQRKMPRIAGHHEGMKTVRQVTNFANDLGVKALTLYAFSTENWKRPKIEIDFLMNLPGEFLNTYLPELMEKGIKVEMIGNMDALPAHTKTAITKAMEITKNNTGLILNFAMNYGSRLELVHVMKELAREVESGNMEIEAIDENVINSKLMTAHLPEPDLLIRTSGEVRLSNFMLWQLAYAEFIFTEVLWPDYNEECFLQAIEDFQNRDRRFGSLEGDRKG; from the coding sequence ATGCTTAGAAAACTAATGCGAAAAAAGACGGCAGATATTCAGTCATTACAGGAGCGGATTCATACCGTTAAACAAAGACAGATGCCTAACCATGTGGCAATTATCATGGATGGAAATGGAAGATGGGCGAAACAAAGAAAAATGCCGCGTATTGCTGGTCATCACGAAGGCATGAAAACTGTCCGTCAAGTGACCAATTTCGCAAATGATTTGGGTGTGAAAGCCCTCACCCTCTATGCATTTTCTACAGAAAATTGGAAACGACCTAAGATTGAGATCGACTTTTTGATGAATCTCCCTGGAGAGTTCCTCAATACATATTTACCTGAATTAATGGAAAAAGGCATTAAAGTTGAAATGATTGGAAATATGGATGCACTTCCAGCTCATACAAAAACCGCCATTACGAAAGCAATGGAAATAACAAAGAATAATACAGGCTTGATATTAAATTTCGCCATGAATTATGGTAGTAGATTAGAACTTGTTCATGTAATGAAAGAACTTGCCCGAGAAGTGGAAAGTGGAAATATGGAAATAGAGGCAATCGATGAAAATGTCATCAATTCCAAACTTATGACAGCACATTTACCAGAACCTGATCTACTAATACGCACAAGTGGGGAAGTTCGTCTTTCTAATTTCATGTTATGGCAACTGGCTTACGCAGAGTTTATCTTTACGGAAGTGCTATGGCCGGATTATAACGAAGAATGTTTTTTACAAGCGATTGAAGATTTTCAAAATCGGGATCGTCGCTTTGGAAGTTTGGAAGGAGATCGGAAAGGATGA